A window of Plutella xylostella chromosome 19, ilPluXylo3.1, whole genome shotgun sequence contains these coding sequences:
- the LOC105390697 gene encoding hydroxymethylglutaryl-CoA synthase 1 yields MGGKVENVGILAMETYIPSQYVDQTDLEEFDGVAAGKYTVGLGQSKMGFCSDREDINSLAMTVLHKLIEKNNIDLHDIGRLEVGTETIIDKSKSVKTFLMTLFAEAGATDIEGIDTTNACYGGTAALFNAINWVESSSWDGRKAIVVAGDIAVYGKGPARPTGGAGAVAMLVGPDAPLVFDRGVRASYMTHAYDFYKPDLASEFPFVDGKLSIKCYLSALDNCYNLFSKKMRRDQPDFKGLLSLDGMLFHSPYCKLVQKSLARMCFNDFLNTPPEDREKQFPGLSEFSNHKLEETYFDRDVEKAFMTYSQNLFEEKTKPSLNLARNVGNMYTASLYGSLASYLISKSPEELVGKKFALFSYGSGLSSTMYSIQICNDVSAGSKLQRLISSLHDSISLIDKRECVKPQTFSDLMDVRTKNYHTAPYEPSGSIAALFPGTYYLEKIDDQRRRTYGRKE; encoded by the coding sequence ATGGGTGGCAAAGTAGAAAACGTCGGCATTTTGGCCATGGAAACCTACATTCCTTCACAATATGTGGACCAAACGGACCTGGAAGAGTTCGACGGAGTCGCCGCCGGGAAATACACCGTCGGGCTCGGCCAGAGCAAGATGGGCTTCTGCTCTGACAGAGAAGACATAAACTCTCTGGCCATGACTGTGCTTCACAAACTGATTGAGAAGAACAACATTGACCTGCACGACATTGGGCGCCTGGAGGTCGGTACAGAGACTATTATTGATAAAAGCAAGAGTGTAAAGACATTTCTGATGACCTTATTTGCTGAGGCGGGAGCCACAGATATTGAGGGCATTGACACAACAAATGCTTGCTATGGGGGCACAGCTGCTCTGTTTAATGCAATTAACTGGGTAGAATCATCTTCATGGGATGGACGAAAAGCTATAGTGGTTGCTGGAGATATAGCCGTGTATGGGAAAGGCCCGGCGCGGCCCACAGGAGGGGCAGGAGCTGTGGCCATGCTGGTGGGGCCTGATGCCCCTCTTGTATTTGACCGCGGTGTGAGAGCCTCATACATGACTCACGCCTATGACTTCTACAAGCCTGACCTGGCATCTGAGTTCCCCTTTGTTGATGGAAAGTTATCTATCAAGTGCTATCTCAGTGCTCTAGACAACTgttacaatttattttcaaagaaGATGCGCAGGGATCAGCCCGATTTCAAGGGGCTTCTGAGTTTAGATGGGATGCTGTTCCACTCTCCCTATTGCAAATTGGTGCAGAAATCACTTGCACGGATGTGTTTCAATGACTTCCTAAATACTCCACCTGAAGATAGAGAGAAACAGTTCCCAGGACTATCAGAGTTTAGCAATCATAAGTTAGAGGAAACATACTTTGACCGAGATGTAGAGAAAGCATTTATGACTTATAGTCAAAATCTATTTGAAGAAAAGACTAAACCTTCATTGAATTTAGCTCGTAATGTAGGGAACATGTACACAGCCTCCCTGTATGGCAGTCTGGCTTCATACCTGATCAGCAAATCCCCTGAAGAACTTGTGGGGAAGAAGTTTGCACTATTCTCTTATGGGTCAGGGCTCTCATCCACCATGTACTCCATACAGATATGCAATGATGTGAGTGCTGGTTCCAAGTTGCAAAGGTTGATAAGTTCACTTCATGACTCAATATCTCTAATAGATAAGAGGGAATGTGTGAAACCTCAAACATTCTCGGACCTGATGGATGTGAGGACCAAGAACTACCACACGGCACCCTACGAGCCCTCTGGGTCCATTGCTGCCCTGTTCCCAGGAACTTACTACCTCGAGAAAATTGATGACCAAAGAAGGCGTACCTATGGAAGAAAAGAATAG
- the LOC105397592 gene encoding uncharacterized protein LOC105397592 produces MRWSPSLFSAANQRSARRPQVEPVPFQMLLPLKLKKTVSGKNDRQREAACMQEMAVMFACFKKSEFDQQQCLKEVAAFQGCYKEYKEKASSLRQQERQGILVPGEKKLTHRQMNQLLKAFPPQS; encoded by the coding sequence ATGAGGTGGAGTCCGTCGCTGTTTTCAGCAGCGAACCAGCGATCTGCGAGGCGACCCCAAGTGGAGCCAGTGCCCTTTCAAATGCTTCTACCTTTGAAGTTGAAGAAGACTGTATCTGGTAAAAACGACCGTCAAAGAGAAGCGGCCTGTATGCAGGAGATGGCTGTGATGTTCGCTTGCTTTAAGAAGAGTGAATTCGACCAACAGCAGTGTTTAAAGGAGGTCGCGGCGTTTCAAGGATGCTACAAGGAATACAAAGAAAAGGCTTCCAGTCTTCGTCAGCAAGAGAGGCAAGGTATCCTAGTGCCGGGAGAGAAGAAACTAACGCACAGACAAATGAATCAACTACTCAAAGCTTTTCCTCCACAGTCATAG
- the LOC119690638 gene encoding calphotin isoform X1, with protein MKFLIAFALIAVASAAIIRPAPIEAEIAELQQIIAAIQSPNTDPATAAALEAMLLESLALPAGAQPVVGPTFVDFPTPDGGAVSEAVSASSASDNKTPLVQIILNIQKPEDVALESPVATPVSPLPTPASPLPTPAPVPGVVLPAPTPITVVEAAPSPITVVEAAPSPITVVEAAPSPITVVEAAPSPITVVEAAPSPITVVEAAPSPITVVEAAPSPITVVEAAPSPITVVEAAPSPITVVEAAPSPITVVEAAPSPITVVEAAPSPITVVEAAPSPITVVEAAPSPITVVEAAPSPITVVEAAPSPITVVEAAPSPITVVEAAPSPITVVEAAPSPITVVEAAPSPITVVEAAPLPITVVEAAPLPITVVEGVAAAPTRPMPIPAGAVAVALPEYLN; from the coding sequence ATGAAGTTCCTCATTGCCTTCGCTTTGATCGCCGTGGCCTCGGCCGCCATCATCAGGCCCGCTCCCATCGAGGCGGAGATTGCTGAGCTCCAGCAGATCATCGCTGCCATCCAGAGCCCCAACACCGAccccgccaccgccgccgccctcgAGGCCATGCTCCTGGAGTCCCTTGCTCTGCCCGCCGGTGCCCAGCCCGTCGTTGGACCCACCTTCGTCGACTTCCCCACCCCCGATGGTGGCGCCGTCAGCGAGGCCGTCTCCGCTTCGTCTGCGTCCGACAACAAGACTCCCCTTGTTCAGATCATCCTGAACATCCAGAAGCCCGAGGACGTCGCTCTTGAGAGCCCTGTTGCCACCCCCGTCTCCCCTCTGCCCACCCCCGCCTCCCCTCTGCCCACCCCCGCCCCCGTGCCCGGTGTTGTTCTGCCTGCCCCCACTCCCATCACCGTTGTTGAGGCCGCCCCCTCTCCTATCACCGTTGTAGAGGCCGCCCCCTCTCCCATCACCGTTGTTGAGGCTGCTCCCTCTCCCATCACTGTTGTAGAGGCCGCCCCCTCTCCCATCACCGTTGTTGAGGCCGCCCCCTCTCCCATCACCGTTGTTGAGGCTGCTCCCTCTCCCATCACTGTTGTAGAGGCCGCCCCCTCTCCCATCACCGTTGTTGAGGCCGCCCCCTCTCCCATCACCGTTGTTGAGGCTGCTCCCTCTCCCATCACTGTTGTAGAGGCCGCCCCCTCTCCCATCACCGTTGTTGAGGCCGCCCCCTCTCCCATCACCGTTGTTGAGGCTGCTCCCTCTCCCATCACTGTTGTAGAGGCCGCCCCCTCTCCCATCACCGTTGTTGAGGCCGCCCCCTCTCCCATCACCGTTGTAGAGGCCGCCCCCTCTCCCATCACCGTGGTCGAGGCTGCCCCCTCTCCCATCACCGTGGTCGAGGCTGCCCCCTCTCCCATCACCGTGGTCGAGGCTGCCCCCTCTCCCATCACCGTGGTCGAGGCTGCTCCCTCTCCCATCACCGTGGTCGAGGCTGCTCCCTCTCCCATCACCGTGGTCGAGGCTGCCCCCCTCCCCATCACCGTGGTCGAGGCTGCCCCCCTCCCCATCACCGTTGTTGAGGgcgtcgccgccgcccccACCCGCCCCATGCCCATCCCTGCCGGAGCTGTGGCTGTGGCTCTCCCTGAATACCTGAACTAA
- the LOC105390698 gene encoding alpha-N-acetylgalactosaminidase yields MLLPWLVAALAASAAALNNGLALTPPMGWLTWERYRCITDCKKYPDECISEALIKRTADLMVSEGYLAAGYDYLGIDDCWLEKERGPDGRLVPDRERFPNGMKAVGDYIHSKGLKFGLYEDYGNLTCAGYPGVLGNEQLDIDTFVEWGVDYIKLDGCYVDEAQMDEGYPAYGKMLNQTGRPILYSCSWPAYQEDYNVKKKYIFTPDYESISRHCNLWRNWGDIDDSWSSMKEIMTWFGDNQDRFAHFAGPGNWNDPDMLLIGNFGLSVDQARVQMAVWSVLAAPLLMSTDLANMRDEFKEILLNKDIIAVNQDPMGKQGLRVFKNNQTKISVWNRQLHDGSNVLAFVSEREDGSPRSYSFSFSQMQLPQNSYRVQDLYHLEDDRILKSMEDFEVRINPTGCKYYKFTIIPSDESDEEQKTVENKI; encoded by the exons ATGCTGCTGCCCTGGTTGGTGGCTGCGCTGGCGGCGTCGGCTGCGGCGCTGAACAACGGACTGGCCCTGACGCCTCCCATGGGCTGGCTCACCTGGGAGCGGTACCGCTGCATCACTGACTGCAAGAAGTACCCTGATGAGTGTATCAG TGAGGCGCTGATCAAGAGAACAGCAGATCTGATGGTGAGCGAGGGCTACCTGGCGGCGGGGTACGACTACCTCGGCATCGACGACTGCTGGCTGGAGAAGGAACGAGGACCTGATGGTAGACTGGTGCCCGATAGGGAACGGTTTCCTAATGGAATGAAGGCTGTGGGGGATTAC ATCCACAGTAAAGGCTTGAAGTTCGGCCTCTACGAGGACTATGGGAACCTGACCTGCGCGGGCTACCCGGGGGTGCTGGGGAATGAACAGCTGGACATTGATACCTTCGTGGAGTGGGGCGTGGACTACATCAAGCTGGATGGATGCTACGTGGACGAGGCACAGATGGATGAAG GGTATCCCGCATACGGCAAGATGTTGAACCAGACCGGACGCCCGATACTATACTCCTGCAGCTGGCCAGCCTATCAGGAGGACTACAACGTTAAAAAGAAATAT ATCTTCACTCCAGACTACGAGTCAATATCGAGGCACTGCAACCTGTGGAGGAACTGGGGAGATATCGACGACTCGTGGTCTTCCATGAAGGAGATCATGACCTGGTTCGGAGACAACCAGGACAGGTTCGCCCACTTCGCCGGTCCAGGCAACTGGAACGATCCTGATATG TTGCTGATCGGTAACTTCGGCCTGTCTGTAGACCAGGCGCGGGTACAAATGGCTGTGTGGTCAGTTCTGGCCGCGCCTCTACTCATGAGCACAGATCTGGCAAACATGAGGGATGAGTTCAAGGAGATTCTACTGAACAAGGACATTATTGCCGTCAACCAGGATCCGATGGGGAAACAGGGGCTGAGGGTGTTTAAGAATAACCAG ACGAAGATCTCAGTGTGGAACCGCCAGCTCCACGACGGCTCCAACGTATTGGCTTTCGTGAGTGAAAGAGAAGACGGCAGCCCGAGGTCGTACTCCTTCTCTTTCTCTCAGATGCAGCTGCCACAGAACTCTTACCGTGTGCAG GACCTGTACCACCTAGAAGATGACCGCATTTTAAAATCGATGGAAGATTTTGAAGTGCGGATAAACCCTACAG GTTGTAAGTACTACAAATTCACTATCATCCCATCAGATGAATCGGATGAAGAACAAAAGACTgttgaaaacaaaatataa
- the LOC119690638 gene encoding calphotin isoform X2, producing the protein MKFLIAFALIAVASAAIIRPAPIEAEIAELQQIIAAIQSPNTDPATAAALEAMLLESLALPAGAQPVVGPTFVDFPTPDGGAVSEAVSASSASDNKTPLVQIILNIQKPEDVALESPVATPVSPLPTPASPLPTPAPVPGVVLPAPTPITVVEAAPSPITVVEAAPSPITVVEAAPSPITVVEAAPSPITVVEAAPSPITVVEAAPSPITVVEAAPSPITVVEAAPSPITVVEAAPSPITVVEAAPSPITVVEAAPSPITVVEAAPSPITVVEAAPSPITVVEAAPSPITVVEAAPSPITVVEAAPSPITVVEAAPSPITVVEAAPSPITVVEAAPSPITVVEAAPSPITVVEAAPLPITVVEGVAAAPTRPMPIPAGAVAVALPEYLN; encoded by the exons ATGAAGTTCCTCATTGCCTTCGCTTTGATCGCCGTGGCCTCGGCCGCCATCATCAGGCCCGCTCCCATCGAGGCGGAGATTGCTGAGCTCCAGCAGATCATCGCTGCCATCCAGAGCCCCAACACCGAccccgccaccgccgccgccctcgAGGCCATGCTCCTGGAGTCCCTTGCTCTGCCCGCCGGTGCCCAGCCCGTCGTTGGACCCACCTTCGTCGACTTCCCCACCCCCGATGGTGGCGCCGTCAGCGAGGCCGTCTCCGCTTCGTCTGCGTCCGACAACAAGACTCCCCTTGTTCAGATCATCCTGAACATCCAGAAGCCCGAGGACGTCGCTCTTGAGAGCCCTGTTGCCACCCCCGTCTCCCCTCTGCCCACCCCCGCCTCCCCTCTGCCCACCCCCGCCCCCGTGCCCGGTGTTGTTCTGCCTGCCCCCACTCCCATCACCGTTGTTGAGGCCGCCCCCTCTCCTATCACCGTTGTAGAGGCCGCCCCCTCTCCCATCACCGTTGTTGAGGCTGCTCCCTCTCCCATCACTGTTGTAGAGGCCGCCCCCTCTCCCATCACCGTTGTTGAGGCCGCCCCCTCTCCCATCACCGTTGTTGAGGCTGCTCCCTCTCCCATCACTGTTGTAGAGGCCGCCCCCTCTCCCATCACCGTTGTTGAGGCCGCCCCCTCTCCCATCACCGTTGTTGAGGCTGCTCCCTCTCCCATCACTGTTGTAGAGGCCGCCCCCTCTCCCATCACCGTTGTTGAGGCCGCCCCCTCTCCCATCACCGTTGTTGAGGCTGCTCCCTCTCCCATCACTGTTGTAGAGGCCGCCCCCTCTCCCATCACCGTTGTTGAGGCCGCCCCCTCTCCCATCACCGTTGTAGAGGCCGCCCCCTCTCCCATCACCGTGGTCGAGGCTGCCCCCTCTCCCATCACCGTGGTCGAGGCTGCCCCCTCTCCCATCACCGTGGTCGAGGCTGCCCCCTCTCCCATCACCGTGGTCGAGGCTGCTCCCTCTCCCATCACCGTGGTCGAGGCTGCTCCCTCTCCCATCACCGTGGTCGAG GCTGCCCCCCTCCCCATCACCGTTGTTGAGGgcgtcgccgccgcccccACCCGCCCCATGCCCATCCCTGCCGGAGCTGTGGCTGTGGCTCTCCCTGAATACCTGAACTAA
- the LOC119690638 gene encoding nematocyst expressed protein 3-like isoform X3, whose product MKFLIAFALIAVASAAIIRPAPIEAEIAELQQIIAAIQSPNTDPATAAALEAMLLESLALPAGAQPVVGPTFVDFPTPDGGAVSEAVSASSASDNKTPLVQIILNIQKPEDVALESPVATPVSPLPTPASPLPTPAPVPGVVLPAPTPITVVEAAPSPITVVEAAPSPITVVEAAPSPITVVEAAPSPITVVEAAPSPITVVEAAPSPITVVEAAPSPITVVEAAPSPITVVEAAPSPITVVEAAPSPITVVEAAPSPITVVEAAPSPITVVEAAPSPITVVEAAPSPITVVEAAPSPITVVEAAPSPITVVEAAPLPITVVEGVAAAPTRPMPIPAGAVAVALPEYLN is encoded by the exons ATGAAGTTCCTCATTGCCTTCGCTTTGATCGCCGTGGCCTCGGCCGCCATCATCAGGCCCGCTCCCATCGAGGCGGAGATTGCTGAGCTCCAGCAGATCATCGCTGCCATCCAGAGCCCCAACACCGAccccgccaccgccgccgccctcgAGGCCATGCTCCTGGAGTCCCTTGCTCTGCCCGCCGGTGCCCAGCCCGTCGTTGGACCCACCTTCGTCGACTTCCCCACCCCCGATGGTGGCGCCGTCAGCGAGGCCGTCTCCGCTTCGTCTGCGTCCGACAACAAGACTCCCCTTGTTCAGATCATCCTGAACATCCAGAAGCCCGAGGACGTCGCTCTTGAGAGCCCTGTTGCCACCCCCGTCTCCCCTCTGCCCACCCCCGCCTCCCCTCTGCCCACCCCCGCCCCCGTGCCCGGTGTTGTTCTGCCTGCCCCCACTCCCATCACCGTTGTTGAGGCCGCCCCCTCTCCTATCACCGTTGTAGAGGCCGCCCCCTCTCCCATCACCGTTGTTGAGGCTGCTCCCTCTCCCATCACTGTTGTAGAGGCCGCCCCCTCTCCCATCACCGTTGTTGAGGCCGCCCCCTCTCCCATCACCGTTGTTGAGGCTGCTCCCTCTCCCATCACTGTTGTAGAGGCCGCCCCCTCTCCCATCACCGTTGTTGAGGCCGCCCCCTCTCCCATCACCGTTGTTGAGGCTGCTCCCTCTCCCATCACTGTTGTAGAGGCCGCCCCCTCTCCCATCACCGTTGTTGAGGCCGCCCCCTCTCCCATCACCGTTGTTGAGGCTGCTCCCTCTCCCATCACTGTTGTAGAGGCCGCCCCCTCTCCCATCACCGTTGTTGAGGCCGCCCCCTCTCCCATCACCGTTGTAGAGGCCGCCCCCTCTCCCATCACCGTGGTCGAGGCTGCCCCCTCTCCCATCACCGTGGTCGAG GCTGCCCCCCTCCCCATCACCGTTGTTGAGGgcgtcgccgccgcccccACCCGCCCCATGCCCATCCCTGCCGGAGCTGTGGCTGTGGCTCTCCCTGAATACCTGAACTAA